Within Metabacillus sp. KUDC1714, the genomic segment AGAGACAATGTCATTCAACTTATCGCTGCTTGCAGCTTGATCGTTCTCTTCACCTGTTTTCGTTGCAATATTTTGAAACAGCGTTTCATTTACACCATCCGTACTTGAGTAGTCTATTTCCCTACTCCAAAGCTCCAACCATTTTGTCTTATCAACAACCAGATATTCACCAAAGTGAGTAGTTTCCACACTTATTGTATTTTTACTTGGATTTAACACAGCGTTAAGGCTTTCAAACATTTCCTCGTCTTCATTGTACCAAACGATGGCTAGATCATCTTCCAACGTGTCTCCTAGCTTCGCTTCATCATAAGTAAACTTAATGCTTGCTTTCTCAAATTCTGATTGCGTATTGATGCTTACAGGAGAACCAATAATACCGTGTAAATTAGTTGTTTTAATATTTACGTTGTTTGTGCTGTTAATTCTAGTCGTTTTATTAATGTTATCCTTTGCACTAAACCCAACTTCTACGCTTTTAATTTCTGATTTATCAGGCTGAATCAATGATTTACTAATCGATTGTTTATAGAGTTCTTGTGAATCCTCGATTTCGTCATTGTTGCTGTCTGCAGCATTCGGATTTGTCTTTAAAGCATATTCATCTCCATCACTTAACCCATCGTTATCTGTATCATACTTATTAGGTAATGAATCGAACTGATGTACTTCAAATCCGTCAGTTAAACCATCTTGGTCTGAATCTTCCTTAATCAAATTTGTTTGATAAGCTTGCTCGTCTTTATTACTCAGGTCGTCTTCATCGATATCTTCATCTGCATCACTTATGCCATTACGATCTGAATCATATTTTGTCGGGGAAATAAATGATATAACCTCATATTCAATATTGTCCTGCAATCCATCACCATCAGTATCCTTTTTAAATGGATTTATTCCCTCTAGGAATTCTATTCCATCTGTTATAGTGTCACCATCCGTGTCAGAGGTAGATTCAAAGAATTCTGTGTTAAATAAATAGCCTGCTTTTTCAAGTCCGAATAACACTTGTTTATATGCATTTTGATAGGATTTTGATGCAGGGATAGCTAGATCTTTTTCTAGAAACTCATTAGCTTTTTCAGACATTTTCACAGCGTTATTCAAATGAGCTTTTAGTTTATTTCCTTTGTGATCTGCTTGATCGGAGATATCCTTTAAGATGCCGATAGCATTTTTATTGACAATTTTATCCGATAAATAAAAATTAAAGAGTATATCTGCAAGTAATACCTCAGTTGCTTCATTAAAATCGTTTTTTGTTACATACCCCCATAGACATATGGTTAACGTATGTTTGATTTTCAAGAGCTGATCACTTTTAAGTACCACCTCTTGTATGTACTCCTCTTGAACAGCTTGTTCATATTGGTTAATCAATTGTTGAAGTACATCAAATTCATTCATATCTTTTTGTTTAAAGTCTCCGGTTTCATCAATTTCCGCTATCAGTTTAGAATCAAACTTAGCATTAGTTTCTTTTATGACTGTCACGAAACGCTTTAATTCATTTATTGCAATCTGATCATAGATTTTTGCAATTCTGGTGTCCTCATAGAATTCATATTCACTTAACCACTGTTTTACATTTTGCTCACTAGAATTCTTCTGTTTTCCTTGATTAGCCTCGTTATTTCCCTTTGCAACCACCGCTTGCCCAGATCCGCCGAAAATCATTGCAAAGATCAATAAAAAACTCAACATACTTTTTACTTTATTTTTCATCGTGATAATCTCCTCTATAAAAATATTAATATAACCTATCTACGATATCGTGGTTCCCACCCAAAGAAATATTGTCAAAATCCTTGAGCTAATGTCATTAAATCAACCCCTTTGACAAGTGTTATTTTTCTAATAGCAACTAGTGGGTACCTACCAAAAGTACAAAATAGGAATATATTACAAACAATACGAATACTGAATTTTCTAAAAATTTTTAAATCAGAAAGACACCTAATTTTTTAGTGTCTTGTCTTTTTAAATTTACCGAACATAAATAAATCTTTGACCAATATATTTTCGGTCTGTAAACCAATGAATGGATTCCGTTTCGCTCCCCAACCGTTTATATGAAACGTGTCAGGGGATGATGCTTTTTGGTCCTTAGACTGTGGCGAAAATGCAAAAACATTGAAAAGCATAAAATAAACGGTAACAGTTATTTCTTATAGTTCCTTGGGGGATAAATTCATTTTTTCTCCTTTCCTCCCTAAACTAAAATTTCTTGAACCAAATTTTAGTTTATTATGTAAATCTCTGGGATGTAAGGTAAAAACCTCCTGATAATTTAATTATTTTTATCATACTTATGAATCAATTGATCTTTATTTAGAGATTGAACCTATATATACAGTCATTTTGGGAAAATTGTACGTTAAGCATTATATTTAAAGCTAAAAAGCCGGATTCCTGTATCCTAAGGAAGGCCGGCTTTCATATATCATATCTATAACACTCTTTGACTATCATGTCCCGTTGTTGAATACATAGTTTTTTTGAATCTCTCTTAACATTTACAAATCATCAACATGTTCCCCATCTGGATCTTTAAAATTGGCTGTTTTCGCAAACTTTGTTGCTTTTAAAATAGTATTGGGTTGGTTGATTGCAGCGAGAGGATGCTCGCTTTCCGTGGGGCGGGCGATGAGCCTCCCTCTAGAAATGTTGGTATATCAACGCTTAAAACTGTTTTAATAGACAGAAAAAAAATTTTCACTTACTGATTTTCACTACAGATTATCATCAATTTCCAAAAGTTCAAAATATTGTTATTCTGAGGTTACGCTTCGCTAGAGTTAATTGGAAATGATTAACTCTAAGTGCTTATATGATGCACTTCGGATCTCTGCGAATCTTATGATGACGTACCCTCCCATGTCTCTTGGCGTCTAACGCGTACATTCCTTCGTTCGGTCTATTCATAAGGCAGAGGCTGGCTATGCTCCTCGAGGGACTCTTAGTCTAATGGCTCATTTCGTGCCAACTTCTCCGTGTCATCCTATTGTCTAGATTACAAACTAGGAAGTTGCTTAGGCTGCCTCTTTGAGGCAATGGAGATCTGTTAACATATGATTTACATTAAAGTGCACTCGTTTTGTACACAAAGCGTGTAGAATTTTTAGTAATTTCCCGCATAAAACAACCATGGCTTCTTTCTTCTTTAATGGATTGACAGTACGAGTCGTATAGTAATGGTACAAAGATTTAAACGCTATGTTGTGTTGAATTATAGGGAGGATGACTCTAAATAATATAGCCCGTAACTTCCTCCTACCTCTTTTGGAAATTTTCTTTTGACCTTTGTGTTGGCCAGAAGAGTTTTCTCTAAGCGTGAGCCCCGCTAATTTAATTAATTGGCGTGGGTGCTGATATTGCCTAAGAGAACCTATCTCAGAGAGTAGTTCAACAACAGTATTTTCGCCTAAACCAGGAATAGATAAAATATACTCATAGTCTGTCAATTGTTGAGCGAGGTCATTTAACCTTGATGATAAGACCTCCAGTTGGTTTGAAAGAGCTTTGTACTGAGAAAGTAATGTATCCATTTCAAATCGGGCCATTTCTAGCCCCTCAGTTAAACCAATGGACTGACCGGCTATTGATTTTAGCTTTTGTATTTTAGAAACGGAAAGACACTTTATTCCTTCAACCCTTTTGTAAAGTGAGATAAGTTCTTCATCATTTTTCCCATCAAAATCGATTGGCAAAGGTGTCACCTCGAGAACAGCGCATGCGTTTTTACCGAAGCTTTTGAATACATGATGGAACTCAGGGAAATAAAGATCTGTCCACCGAATCATTCGATTCTTAAGTGATACGATGTCTTCCTGCATTTTAGTCCGAAAACTCGCCCCATTACGAAGTTCGGCTTCTGTCCCTTCTAAAATTCGTGTATAGTTGAACCGGCCATCGCGGATTAAAGAAGCGATAACGCGAGCGTCCTTTTGATCATTCTTAGTTTGAAGGTTATCATCTAATTCCTTCGTTCTATTCACATGCATAGGGTTAACCATGACAAATTGAATATTATTTTCGACTAAATAAGCAGCTAAGTTCATCCAATAATGCCCTGTGGGCTCAAAGCCGACTAAGACATCTGTCTTTTCATGTGATTCTAGTAGAGAATGAATCATATTGTGTAGTTGCTCAAACCCATCAAGGGATTGTATGAACGGAAACGGTTTTTGCAAAATTCGTCCACGATCATCGATAGCGCATGCGTAATGTTTTTTCTTCGCAATGTCTATTCCAATAACAAGTGTTTTTTCAGATACTTGATTAATTTTGGTATTCATATTACTATTCATCATATGGTCCTCCTGTATGGTGATGAGTCAATTTAGTCGTTGATACTCAAGCATCATACAAGAGGACTTTTTGTTTTGCAAGAAGCCTTAAGGATATTAAACAGGAATGCTCCTCAGCGCGAAGCGCCTGCGGGGTCTCATCTGTCCCGCTACTCCCACAGGAGTCTCGCATATCCGTTCCAATCACCCTAATCAGTTTTGTTCAAAAACAACAATCTTTTAGAAAAGAGCCTTAAAATTAAACCAATGGCCATTCTCTATATCTGTAATAAGTTCAACTACACTTATATGAAATGGTAAGCCTCATCTATATCGTCAGTGTTAAAATGGATTTAACTTGAACTTGGAAGAAGTTTCAATTACAAAAAGTATATCTAAGTAATTTTGAACAAATATTATAACTATTGAAAATCAAAAGGAGGTGTCTACAATGAACGCACAACGAGCACAAGAAATTGCTTCTTCGCCAATTATGGCTAATGTAACTTATAATGGAGATAGTATTTACATTGAGCATGTGGATAAACAAAATGGAATAGCTACAATCCATTCCCTTGATGAACCAAATAATAAACAAAGTGTTTCTGTAACAAGCTTAAATGAGCAGTAATTTCACAAGTGTTTCTCAATAAGAAACCTCCACCTTTGGGTGGTGGTTTCATGTTTGATTAAATTTAGTTGAAATCTGCTTTAACTATTCATCCCCTTTTTCTTAACAAAAAAAAATCTCCTTCTCACAAATTCTTTTCGATAAACTGGTTCAATTCAATAAGAACGCCTTAACGGTGATAACTAGGTAACAGCCTTTCGATTTCCTTCTTTCTAGAGTAAGACGATTAATCATTTTGTAAACACTACCTCCGCTAAATTACAATTAGGGAAAGCATTATAAATAGAGAAAAAAAGATGTCCCAAAAGCTGGCTCTTTTAGGACATCCTTGATAGTATCTTCAATTTATCGCTGTCACAACTTACATTGTACTGATATCAATCACGAATCGATACTTTACATCTGAAGCTAAGACACGTTCATAGGCTTCGTCAATTTGATCAGCTGAAATTATTTCAATATTAGGAGCAATATTATGTTTTGCACAGAACTCCAACATCTCTTGAGTCTCACGAATGCCTCCAATCATTGAACCTGCAAATGAACGACGATGACCGATGAGAGAGAACACATTTACTGCCAATGGCTCTGCAGGGGCACCAACATTTACTAGAGTACCATCTAGCGTTAACAGTGAGAGATATGCACTAATATCGATTTTTGCACTTACCGTGTTTATGATCAGGTCAAAAGTACCAGCAAGTTTATTAAATGTCTCAGAATCACTTGTAGCATAGTAGTTGTCTGCGCCGAATTGCAAACCATCTTCCTTTTTATTCAATGTTTGTGACAGGACGGTAACTTCTGCTCCCATGGCGTGTGCAATCTTGACAGCCATATGACCAAGACCTCCCAAACCAACAACCGCAACTTTCTTACCTGGACCAGCTCCCCAATGGTTTAATGGTGAATATGTCGTAATACCTGCGCAAAGTAATGGTGCTGCGACGTCAAGTTCAATATTGTCAGGAATTCTGACAACAAAATCCTCAGTTACGACAATATGGGTAGAATAGCCACCTTGTGTAGGCTCACCATATTTGTCAACACCAGCATATGTAGGAACATTTCCTTTGAGACAGTATTGTTCTTCCCCTTTAATGCAGTTGTCACATTTTCCACATGAGTCAACCATACATCCGACCCCTACTCGGTCACCGACTTTATACTTTGTCACCTCAGCTCCAACATCTGTGACAACTCCAGCGATCTCGTGTCCAGGTACAAGAGGATAATTCACGGGACCCCATTCACCGTGAGCAGTATGGATGTCAGAGTGACATATGCCTGCATATTTAATTTCAATTAGAACATCATGTAAATCAAGATCACGTCTTTTAATTTCAGCAACTCGGAACGGCTTGTCTGGACCGTCGACTGCTCGCGCTTTAGCTGTTGTCATTTGTTTAACCTCCAATATAATTCGTTCTTTCAAGAGAATTGAGTCGGGATCAGGTATAAATACTTAACTTCCCTTTGATTCTTTTCTTTCATTTTCTCTTGCAAAACTAGAATAATCCCTATAGTTAACTCTAGGTCAAGCATTAAGTTTGTACAGGATACGACACAAACCAAAAAAATGAATTCTTTAGACTTTTACATTAAGCAAACAAAATGATAAAATTTTATCAAAACATAGAGTTAACTCGAAGTCTATATCGAGAAAAAGGAGGTAAATTAATATGACATATTCTATAAGCGAAGTTGCAAAAGAATTAAATCTCACAGTGTATGCCTTACGTTACTACGATAAGGAGGGCCTAATGCCTTTTGTAGAGCGTAGCCCTAGTGGAACCAGATTATTTAAAGAATCCGATATTGAAGCATTAAAAATTATTCAATGTCTAAAATCTACCGGGATGCCTATTAAGGAAATTAAAGGTTTCATTGAATGGTGTTCTGAGGGCGATTCCACTTTGCAGCAAAGATATGACTTGTTTTTGGAGCGAAAAGCTACAGTAGAAGCACAGTTAGAAGAACTGAATAAAACAATGGAACTCATAAATCATAAATGCAACTATTACATGACCGCCTTGGACGCAGGAACGGAAGATATTCATAAGAATAACAAAATAGGGAATTTTTAACTAACTGAAAAACCACCTGCCCTTCATAATTGTTGATCTGAAGGACAGGTGGTTTGTTTTATGATAAGAATCCCTGAAGAAGGAAAGCCATTTAAGGTCGCTGTCATTGAGTCTTATCTGTTTAATTGTTTCACTTTTATAGGCTTATTTTCCCTGCTAAGTTTGATGATTTCCCCGATAATACTGATTGCAATTTCTTCTGTTGTTTCCGAGCCAATTTCCAATCCGATTGGAGAATGGATCTGCTCCAACTGTTCTTGTGTGACTCCTTCACTTTTTAATTTTTCAAATATGTTTATGACCTTTCGCTTGCTGGCGACCATCCCAATATATGCAATCGGAAATTGTAGTGCCATTTTTAATGCGATATCATCACGATCTTTTGTAACAATTACCACGTAAGACTTTTCATTGAGGTTGGCTGCAAGCATTGCCTCTCCAATATCCTCATTCACAAAAAGGTTGGACGCATTAGGAAAACGTTCCTTCGTACAGTAACCAATCCGATCATCGACAATACAATAAGGATATTCAAGAAAATCAGCAAGCTTTGCTAACGCATAGCCTAAATGACCGGCACCAGCCAGAACGAGTTCAGGCCTGCTTGTATAGACTTCAATAAACACCCGCAACGTTCCGCCACAATTCATTTGAATCCCGTCTTTTGCATGTTTATTCAGTTTGTATTCAACGATTTTTGATTGACCCTTTTCGAGCGCCTTTACACTCTCTTCGATAATATAGTGTTCAGCCAAGCCCCCTCCGACAGTTCCTTCAATCGTACCATCACGGTATACAATCATTTTTCCAACATGGCTGGGAGTCGAGCCTTTCGATTCAATAATCATGGCTAAAGCAAAGGTGTCGTTTTGACGTGTCAGCTTGGCCACTTTTTCCATCAACAGCATGAATAGCTCCCCTTTTTTTAAAATTAATTCGATTGATATTGCTTCATGCAAAGAAAATAACGTAAAAGATTTAAGGCGACTGTTTTTCTGTATAAAGCGGTAGAGCGCTGATCGTCGATTGGTTTTATGATCTTATCGAAAGCTGCCACAATCTGAGCGATGTCTGCATCTGCTAATGGTATGGTCAATCCAAGCAACTTCTTTTCAATATCAATGGAACGAACCATAGTAGGCCCGACAGCCCCGAATGCAAAGCGAACATCTTTTATTCGAAAACCATTTAACCGGATATATCCTGCAAACGATACTTTGGCAATTGCATCTGCGTTGCGGTTGCCGACTTTCTCAAAAACGACATGAGAACCTTCTTCTAATACGGATGGCAATATAATTTCAATCAACATTTCATTGTGATGACGTTGAACCCTTCGTGGACCTTGAATAAAATCACTAATAGCTACTACACGATCACCATTAACGGAGCGCAGCAAAAGTTTTGTGTTGTATACATATAATAATGGCAGTGTGTCCCCAGCTGGAGAAGCGTTGCAAATATTTCCGCCCAATGTCCCTCTGTTTCTAATGGCCGGTGCCGCAATCGTTTTAATTGCGTTCTTTAATGGGATTGGAATAAGCGGGTCTTCAAGTAACTCGCTATAGGTACAGCAGGTACCGATGTGGAGATCCTTATGATTTTGATACACCCGCTTTAGCTCAGAAAAGTGATCAATAAAAACAACCGGCTTAGGAATTTTTGGTGGGACTCCCCTTCGACTTTTGTGAAGGACCATGACATCGGTGCCACCGGCAATGATCGTACAGTCTTCTTGATTCAATTGGCTCAAAGTTTGGTCTAAACAATCGAAGCGATACGTAGTTATTTTCTCTGCCATATGCCGTCCCCTTTTTTAGCTGCCAGGTTAATTGCATCAACAATCATATTGTAGCCCGTACATCGGCACAGATTTCCGGAAATACCTTCACGAATCTCAACCTCTGAAGGATGAGGATTTTTGGATAATAAATCTGCACTTGCCATGACCATTCCAGGAATGCAAAAACCGCATTGTACTCCTCCGGCAGTGGAATAGCTCTCATCTAAAATCTTAAATTTTTCCGTTTCCATGATCCCTTCAATCGTTTGAATATCAGCTCCATCAATCGAGCCAATTGGAATAAGGCAGCTGTTTTGCAGGAGGTTATTCACAAAAACACTGCAGGCTCCACATTCTCCTTCACCGCAGCCTTCCTTTGTTCCGATTAACTCAAACTCATCTCTTACTAAATCTAGTAATCTTTCTGTGGCAGGGGCGTCAGTTTCAACGGTTCTTCCATTAAGCGTAAATTTAATCAACCTCTTCACCTTCTCTCATCCAAAGACTTTCAATAATGACTTCTGGTGTAATTGGGATTTGCTGAAAAGAAGTTTGCAGTGCATCCTCAATCGCAGCTTGGACTGCTGGAGCGCCGCCGATCAAAGTCAATTCTCCTGCCCCTTTTGCCCCGTATGGACCATCAGCATAGGGATTATCAAATACCTTACTGCCGATTGAAACAACGTCCAATGAAGTCGGGGGCCCATAATCTGATATGCTTTTTTGTTGGATTTTCCCTTGCTTTGACGTCATCTTTTCTAGATAACCGTACGCTAATCCTTGAGCTAAACCCCCGTCAATCTGGCCTTTCATAATCCGTTCATCGATGACCTTTCCAACTTCATAATTGCCGTATACTTTTTCCAACTTTACATTTCCTGTTAATCGATCAACTTCTACTTCAACGAAATTAACGCCCCATGAATAAGCCGGGTAGGCATCACCCGTGAATGTCGTTTCGTCCCAAGGAATCATTTCACGGTGAACATAGTTCTCAACTATTTCTTGTTCCACTCCTATTTGCCACTGATTTTTAAGTTTTTTTGCGGCACGTTCAAGCAATTTTCCCACGATCATTGTCGTCCTGGAGGCTACTGTCGGACCGGAGTCGGGAACCTCTTTTGTATCGGGATAAGGATACAAAATTTCTTCGTACGGGAGGTCTAGTTCTTTGGCGACAATTTTACAAAGCGTCGTCAAAATGCCTTGTCCTATATCTGAATTTGAAATTTTTAGCGATACCTTATCGTCCTTTGATTTAATCAGCTTCACCGTTGCTTTAATATGATCTCTTTCACCACTCCCTGTAAATCCACATCCGTGGAGGAAAAGCGAAGTTCCTATGCCTTTTTTATAGCGCTGATTTTGCTGATTGAAACGCTGAAACTGCTCTTTTTTCTTCTTGTAATCTGACACGTTGAGTAGGTCCTCAACCATTTCTTCCATTAATATTGGGTCTCGGAATTTTCCTTTTGTAATAGTGGGGTCTCCTTGTTTAACGAGAAATTTAAGTTTATATTCAAGTGATTCGATGTTTGCCAGTTTACTAAGATGTCCAATATGACTTTCGATTCCGGCAAAGCTTTGTGGAGCACCAAAGCCTCTAAAGGCACCGTTCGGTACTGTATTGGTTTTTAAAACATAACCTTTTGCATGAAAATGCGGAATTTTATAAACACCCGCACTGTTTATTAATGCACGTTGCAGCACGACAGAGCTCAATCCAACATTCGCTCCTCCATCAAGAAAAATGTCAACACACATGCTCAAAATATTTCCTTCCTTATCAATGGCTGTTCGATATTTTAGTTTGGCAGGATGCCTTTTCGTCGTAACCACCATATCCTCAGATCGATCGAACACGAGCATCACCGATTTTTTGACTGCTTTAGCAGCAACGGCTACGTGACACGCCATCATTGAAGGATAATCTTCTTTGCCGCCAAAACCTCCGCCGGTAGGACTTTGAACAACTCTGACTTCATCATCACCACATGCTAAAGCGCTTAGCAATGCATTTTTTATATAATAAAGACATTGCATCGATCCCTGGACAATAATTTCATCATCCTTATAAATGGCGAGCATTCCTTGTGGCTCAAGGTACACATGCTCCTGATAGCCCGTATCATATTCTTCTTCGATGATTTGATGAGCTCCCTGCTCAATTGCTGAAATATTCGCTAAGCTCTCTCCAAATTCATAACTTGCCATACACGTGGATGTTGATTTTTGTTTGATTGCTTCTTCCAATGTATAAATAGCCTGATGTTCTTCAAATTCAATCTTCACTTCATCTAACAAACTGTACAAGATATTCAGATCTTTTCCAACGAGCATGAGAATCGGCTCACCAATATAATTGACCCACTCATTGGCAAAAATGGGCTGATCTTCTTTGATAATTTTGACATAATTCGGTCCGGTGATATGCTCTGCACCAACAGCTTCATAATTATCCGGAAGAATTGGTAATTGAATAGATATGATTTTCCCATAAGCAATTGGCGACCGATATAAAACACCATAAACCATCTTCTCTACTTTCACGTCACTAATATAGGGCAACTGGCCAGATACTTTACCTTTATGGTCCTTTTTGGGCACAGAGGTGCTTATGTCTTTTAGATTCATTGCAACAACACCCTTCGACTCATTTTTTAATAGACATATGATTAATAGAAACCTCTTCCTACGATTTTATATATAAGAATGATATTTTATGATTAATTTCATTCAACAATATCGTTTTTTTATTTATTTCAAATTTAATTACAGTGAAAAATATGCGAAAGGTATAAAAAAACAGCCATATCCAGAAGGAATGCCTGTAATCAATATTTGACTATCGTACCCTTTGTAGAATAAGAATCTTTGTTCAATATTACTTATTTACGATAATTCTTTTATTTACCAAGCGTCCATTGTATTATGCTCTGAACCATCTAGTGCTCTTTCAAGTTGATGGAAACCTAATTTGATGTAAAGGAGATTAGCTGCTTGGAGCTTTTTGATTGTTTCTAAGTAACCGTATGTTTAGTGTTCCTTCGCAAAGCAAAAATATATAATTATGTGTCATACATTACCGTCTTCATCAATTAAATTCACCTAGCGAAAATGATAATAATCAATGGCTTTTTGGTAATCATCCAGCGTATCAACATCCATAATTACTCCTGGGTCATCTACATTTACGTATTCCTTTTCGAAACCTCCCAGGACCTCACGCAAACTACTTTCTGGGTTGGTATCGAGAATTTTCTGTTTCACTTCGCTTGATAATTTGATGGGATGACCACCTTTATAATTAAAGCTGGGAATAACTACATTCCCTTTGTATTTTGAAATTAGCTGAACGGTCTCTTTTTTAACAAGTGGACAATCTCCTGGTGTTATAAAGAAGGCTGGGGCATTTATTTCTTTACAGCCTCTTTGAATGGAAGTAAACATCCCCTGGTTAAAGTTTTCATTATAAACAACCTTTACCTGAAATGAGTAGGCATTTTTATTGCATACTTTTGCCATTTCCTCTTGAATGAGTTCCATTTTAAAGCCAGCTACAACGATTACTCTGCTGCATAATCCTTCAAATTTAGAAATCGTTTGCTCCAACACGGTCATTTGCCCCAGTTGCAAAGTCATTTTAAATGCATTCGCTCGGCTTGAATATCCAGCAGCTAAGACGATGGCTTCCATTTTTATCACCCTAATCTATCGTATAATCTTAATCATCTATTCGTCTTGTCACTTTTATACCCAAATCGTTTACATTCCCATACAGAGAAATCTCAAACTTTGTTTCACTAATGGTGATATGTTCATTTTGAACGACATTATAACAATGTCCACACCAGACATTTCTTATCTTATTTGATAATCTTTATGATCTATCATTCATTAATAGACCTTTACGCCTCACTTGCTTTTTAACATTTCGAAGGTATCACAAAAATAGCCACTAGAAAGTTTCTAGTGGCCAACACCAATTGTAGAAGTCACATAACTAGATAATAAGAGGGTACTTGTCGTCTCCATACCTATTAACTATAGCAAGAGTATCTATTCTTATATACTCACCTATTTGATTCAACAAATAGGTCAAGAAAGAAGAAAAGTGAGTTTTTTAGCATCATAAACGTTAACAAGAAATCATCCTGCTACTTAATCATACACATCTCCCCTTTTTCATCAAAAGCGAGCTTTAAGTCAAACGCAAAAAGAGTGGGGCCATTTTGAATATAATAGTTGTATCTCTTGAAAGCCTCCTCCCATGAAACATCCTCCACATTCTCTGTCCACCACACTACATATGAAAGATGTTTCTCTTGATCTGGCTCCATCCATCTGTTCCTATTTCGCAATGCTTGGCTATGCTTACCTGAATAGGTAAAACGATATAACGATTGTAGGCTTTTCCATATCGTTAATGTCTGAACAGGGTAACCTTTCCCTTTAGCTTCTTCAGGGAAAGACACTCCATCTGATGAAAACTCCTCTACAAGATGTCCTGATACATATGCCTGACGCATTACTTTATATCCCATTTCATAAAACTCACGAGATTTAGGGTGGTCATAGGGGTGATTTAGCTTACCAACAGTATAAATTGAAACTAAAGCCATAAACAGCCCTCCATTTACAGTATATACCTAGGTATATTCAAATTAGATGGGATCTTATAACTTCTATTTATCAAGTACAAAAGCGTAATCAGCCTTAAGAGTAAGAAAAAAACGATCGTCAACAAGTACAATCACTCCTGTATCTGTCTCAGACCTTCCTTACAATGTGTTAGAAACTGTACAGACTGTATACAAATTCGATCTGGCGCTAAATACAAGATCGCGTCAAGTTGAGGGTAAGTCGAATGATAAAAATATGGGATGTTGATTTTCCCCCAAAAAATAAAATAGAGCCGAATGAAAGACCACTCGGCTCTATTTTATTTAATCTTGTCCTATTTTCAATGCTTCTTCCGCATTTTTGAGGTCTTGAGAAACTTGTTCTTTGATATCGTATGCATGGTACATCTCTTTTTCTATCA encodes:
- a CDS encoding MerR family transcriptional regulator, which translates into the protein MTYSISEVAKELNLTVYALRYYDKEGLMPFVERSPSGTRLFKESDIEALKIIQCLKSTGMPIKEIKGFIEWCSEGDSTLQQRYDLFLERKATVEAQLEELNKTMELINHKCNYYMTALDAGTEDIHKNNKIGNF
- a CDS encoding NAD(P)-dependent alcohol dehydrogenase, producing the protein MTTAKARAVDGPDKPFRVAEIKRRDLDLHDVLIEIKYAGICHSDIHTAHGEWGPVNYPLVPGHEIAGVVTDVGAEVTKYKVGDRVGVGCMVDSCGKCDNCIKGEEQYCLKGNVPTYAGVDKYGEPTQGGYSTHIVVTEDFVVRIPDNIELDVAAPLLCAGITTYSPLNHWGAGPGKKVAVVGLGGLGHMAVKIAHAMGAEVTVLSQTLNKKEDGLQFGADNYYATSDSETFNKLAGTFDLIINTVSAKIDISAYLSLLTLDGTLVNVGAPAEPLAVNVFSLIGHRRSFAGSMIGGIRETQEMLEFCAKHNIAPNIEIISADQIDEAYERVLASDVKYRFVIDISTM
- a CDS encoding small acid-soluble spore protein H; its protein translation is MNAQRAQEIASSPIMANVTYNGDSIYIEHVDKQNGIATIHSLDEPNNKQSVSVTSLNEQ
- a CDS encoding IS110 family RNA-guided transposase, with the translated sequence MNSNMNTKINQVSEKTLVIGIDIAKKKHYACAIDDRGRILQKPFPFIQSLDGFEQLHNMIHSLLESHEKTDVLVGFEPTGHYWMNLAAYLVENNIQFVMVNPMHVNRTKELDDNLQTKNDQKDARVIASLIRDGRFNYTRILEGTEAELRNGASFRTKMQEDIVSLKNRMIRWTDLYFPEFHHVFKSFGKNACAVLEVTPLPIDFDGKNDEELISLYKRVEGIKCLSVSKIQKLKSIAGQSIGLTEGLEMARFEMDTLLSQYKALSNQLEVLSSRLNDLAQQLTDYEYILSIPGLGENTVVELLSEIGSLRQYQHPRQLIKLAGLTLRENSSGQHKGQKKISKRGRRKLRAILFRVILPIIQHNIAFKSLYHYYTTRTVNPLKKKEAMVVLCGKLLKILHALCTKRVHFNVNHMLTDLHCLKEAA
- a CDS encoding DUF3289 family protein; this encodes MKNKVKSMLSFLLIFAMIFGGSGQAVVAKGNNEANQGKQKNSSEQNVKQWLSEYEFYEDTRIAKIYDQIAINELKRFVTVIKETNAKFDSKLIAEIDETGDFKQKDMNEFDVLQQLINQYEQAVQEEYIQEVVLKSDQLLKIKHTLTICLWGYVTKNDFNEATEVLLADILFNFYLSDKIVNKNAIGILKDISDQADHKGNKLKAHLNNAVKMSEKANEFLEKDLAIPASKSYQNAYKQVLFGLEKAGYLFNTEFFESTSDTDGDTITDGIEFLEGINPFKKDTDGDGLQDNIEYEVISFISPTKYDSDRNGISDADEDIDEDDLSNKDEQAYQTNLIKEDSDQDGLTDGFEVHQFDSLPNKYDTDNDGLSDGDEYALKTNPNAADSNNDEIEDSQELYKQSISKSLIQPDKSEIKSVEVGFSAKDNINKTTRINSTNNVNIKTTNLHGIIGSPVSINTQSEFEKASIKFTYDEAKLGDTLEDDLAIVWYNEDEEMFESLNAVLNPSKNTISVETTHFGEYLVVDKTKWLELWSREIDYSSTDGVNETLFQNIATKTGEENDQAASSDKLNDIVSSDDSGDGGIDTKDSDGDGLYDIYEIEGMKTPYGIIYADPTKKDSDGDGLTDGQEMGPFKTFTIEIFGITIHFEGFFPTSYPDQKDSDGDGIFDNEDSRPLYSDLSNLIIHQSDRPEGHDENGNVANDMKTNDYTGDEMTDISWMFNFQLLESYFPGILFDEFETMSTSIFSTGDMEDVVLDMIDHFEDGTATEYSNQTLTKKASEHETTKDYVEFVKNALVDELKKNGGNLGALQFDKSTKETNEFYNFIQRNASYPTFSTWSDRIGGLTITVNDTWGNTVSVKDFSVENNHFKGVMHVRLYDHFGLDQPDVEKMYVNLAGFRSWFVLQHYNEYDGEYKPFVTVMEMDIPFEGELSE